Proteins from a genomic interval of bacterium:
- the nuoL gene encoding NADH-quinone oxidoreductase subunit L, with amino-acid sequence MLPASGAAVGAGGAVTGYLWIVIALPLAGALFNHFLGRRIGEPRAAGPAILAVLGSFAYAAVAARDFFISADASEDAVAVVHLFDWIPGLGARAELLWDPLSATMTLVVTGVGALIHIYSVGYMHGDPRFGRFFTYLNLFIASMLILVLANNFALLFVGWELVGLCSYLLISFWYTRPSAAAAGKKAFVVNRIGDFGFMVALMIIFLSFGTLSYTEVLHDPGMVIGAGTATAIGLLLLVGAAGKSAQLPLHVWLPDAMEGPTPVSALIHAATMVTAGVYMVARCAAIFGLSDVAGGVVATVGALTALMAATIAIAQRDIKRVLAFSTISQLGYMFMAVGVAGYVAGLFHLVTHAVFKALLFLGAGSVIHAMAGRQDMNRMGGLRRKLPLTHATMLIATLSIAGIPPLAGFWSKDEILAVMFYKGGYFTVLWAVGLVTALLTAFYMARQYFMVFSGEGRWDAGADPHESPRVMTIPLVILGALTLVIGFVNTPFRLSFEHFLDPVFHSVPVAHAPGDGFLLAALALVSVAAGLVGILIAYLVYGRATDEVRERLLGRVRRPLMAWEHGYWIDDVYGNLIVKPGSRIAEWSAGVLDQRAIDGLVNGVGVAVRRLGARLRPLQSGFVRTYGSLLAAGALVVVGWIVVRGI; translated from the coding sequence TTGCTCCCGGCCTCCGGCGCGGCGGTCGGTGCGGGCGGCGCCGTGACCGGCTACCTCTGGATCGTCATCGCCCTGCCGCTGGCCGGCGCCCTGTTCAACCATTTCTTGGGACGCCGGATCGGGGAGCCCCGGGCGGCCGGCCCGGCCATCCTGGCGGTGCTCGGATCCTTCGCCTACGCGGCCGTGGCGGCCCGCGACTTCTTCATCTCGGCCGATGCCTCCGAAGATGCGGTGGCGGTGGTGCACCTGTTCGACTGGATACCGGGCCTGGGCGCCAGGGCCGAGCTGCTGTGGGACCCCCTCTCGGCCACCATGACCCTGGTCGTCACCGGCGTGGGCGCCTTGATCCACATCTATTCGGTGGGGTACATGCACGGCGACCCGAGGTTCGGCCGCTTCTTCACCTACCTGAACCTGTTCATCGCCTCGATGCTGATCCTGGTGCTGGCCAACAACTTCGCCCTCCTGTTCGTGGGCTGGGAGTTGGTGGGCCTCTGCTCCTACCTCCTGATCTCCTTCTGGTACACCCGTCCCTCCGCCGCCGCGGCCGGCAAGAAGGCGTTCGTGGTGAACCGGATCGGGGACTTCGGGTTCATGGTGGCCCTGATGATCATCTTCCTCTCGTTCGGCACCCTTTCCTACACGGAGGTACTCCACGACCCCGGAATGGTGATCGGCGCCGGCACCGCCACCGCCATCGGCCTGCTGCTGCTGGTGGGGGCGGCCGGTAAGTCGGCCCAGCTACCCCTGCACGTCTGGCTGCCCGACGCCATGGAGGGCCCCACTCCGGTGTCGGCCCTGATCCATGCCGCCACCATGGTCACGGCGGGTGTCTACATGGTGGCGCGCTGCGCGGCCATCTTCGGACTGTCGGACGTGGCCGGTGGGGTAGTGGCCACGGTCGGGGCGCTCACGGCGCTGATGGCCGCCACCATCGCCATCGCCCAGCGCGACATCAAGCGGGTGCTGGCCTTCTCGACCATCAGCCAGTTGGGCTACATGTTCATGGCGGTCGGCGTGGCAGGTTACGTGGCGGGCCTGTTCCACCTCGTAACCCACGCGGTCTTCAAGGCACTGCTGTTCCTCGGGGCCGGATCGGTAATCCATGCCATGGCAGGCCGGCAGGACATGAACAGGATGGGTGGCCTGCGCAGGAAGCTGCCGCTTACCCACGCCACCATGCTGATCGCCACCCTGTCGATAGCTGGTATCCCGCCGCTGGCCGGGTTCTGGTCGAAGGACGAGATCCTGGCGGTGATGTTCTATAAGGGTGGGTACTTCACCGTGCTGTGGGCGGTGGGCCTGGTGACCGCCCTTCTGACCGCCTTCTACATGGCCCGCCAGTATTTCATGGTCTTCTCCGGCGAGGGTCGCTGGGACGCCGGGGCGGACCCGCACGAGTCGCCCCGCGTGATGACCATCCCGCTGGTGATCCTGGGCGCCCTGACGCTGGTGATCGGTTTCGTCAACACCCCGTTCCGGCTGAGTTTCGAGCACTTCCTGGATCCGGTGTTCCACTCCGTACCGGTGGCCCACGCCCCCGGGGACGGTTTCCTGCTGGCCGCGCTGGCGCTGGTCTCGGTGGCCGCCGGTCTGGTGGGCATCCTCATCGCCTACCTGGTCTACGGGCGGGCCACAGACGAGGTCCGGGAGCGCCTGCTGGGCAGGGTGCGCCGGCCTCTCATGGCGTGGGAGCACGGCTACTGGATCGATGACGTGTACGGGAACCTGATCGTCAAGCCGGGATCGCGGATCGCCGAATGGAGCGCGGGCGTCCTGGACCAGCGCGCCATCGACGGGCTGGTCAACGGGGTGGGGGTCGCGGTGCGCCGGCTCGGGGCCCGGCTCCGGCCCCTCCAGTCGGGGTTCGTGCGCACCTACGGCTCGCTGCTGGCGGCGGGCGCGCTGGTGGTGGTCGGCTGGATCGTTGTGAGGGGCATCTGA
- the nuoI gene encoding NADH-quinone oxidoreductase subunit NuoI — protein sequence MAVTGRQFIATITGRGLVTTQYPKVMREKPQRFHGRHVLNRYEDGMEKCIGCELCAGACPARCIYVRGADNPPDDPVSPGERYGFVYEINMLRCIFCGLCVEACPTEAITHTQLFEMSTTNRSDAIYTKTELLVDEDGQPNHMFDTDRFADFGELAKADGWLRATAPQGRASYEGRVAWSGSAGVGIRPPERGQSELSDEDRADSEDADG from the coding sequence ATGGCGGTGACCGGCCGCCAGTTCATCGCCACCATCACCGGCCGGGGTCTGGTGACCACCCAGTACCCGAAGGTGATGCGGGAGAAACCGCAGCGCTTCCACGGCCGGCACGTCCTCAACCGCTACGAGGACGGCATGGAGAAGTGCATCGGTTGCGAGCTGTGCGCCGGGGCCTGTCCGGCCCGCTGCATCTACGTCCGGGGAGCCGACAACCCGCCGGATGACCCTGTGAGTCCCGGCGAGCGCTACGGGTTCGTGTACGAGATCAACATGCTGCGCTGCATCTTCTGCGGCCTGTGCGTCGAGGCCTGCCCCACCGAGGCCATCACCCACACCCAGCTGTTCGAGATGTCGACCACCAACCGGAGCGACGCCATCTACACCAAGACCGAGCTGCTGGTGGACGAAGACGGCCAACCCAACCACATGTTCGACACGGACCGGTTCGCCGACTTCGGCGAGTTGGCCAAGGCGGACGGATGGCTGCGGGCCACGGCGCCCCAGGGCCGGGCTTCGTACGAGGGCCGGGTGGCCTGGTCGGGATCGGCGGGAGTGGGTATCCGCCCGCCGGAGCGTGGCCAGTCCGAGCTTTCCGACGAGGACCGTGCGGACTCAGAGGACGCTGACGGCTGA
- the nuoH gene encoding NADH-quinone oxidoreductase subunit NuoH, producing MDWIDLGLVALRVVVIFGLLQVVTILLIWFERKVVADMQNRIGPDRAGPFGILQTVADGLKLFFKEQVTPRKVELGLYLAAPMLAAVPAFLMFMVVPFGRPVRITLGGEERLIPVQGADLNVGLLYVLAMSSVAVYAVVLAGWSSGSKYPLLGGVRATAQAISYEAAMGLSLVPVVLFTGSLSLSEIVAAQAGSLTFFGRALSLPAWNVIVLAPSFIIFFIAAVAETNRAPFDLVEAEQEIVGGFHTEYSGLRFALFFLAEYINIFTMSGLAVTLFLGGWAGPTWDGSVPLLVSAILPTVWFFLKVVVFLFIFVWLRATLPRLRYDQLMTLGWKRLIPASLVWLFFIGGAMAVRQFGLPWG from the coding sequence ATGGACTGGATCGATCTGGGTCTGGTGGCGCTGCGGGTGGTGGTGATCTTCGGGCTGCTCCAGGTCGTGACCATCCTGCTGATCTGGTTCGAGCGCAAGGTGGTGGCCGACATGCAGAACCGGATCGGGCCCGACCGGGCCGGTCCGTTCGGGATACTCCAGACCGTTGCGGACGGCTTGAAGCTGTTCTTCAAGGAGCAGGTGACGCCCCGCAAGGTCGAACTCGGCCTCTACCTGGCGGCACCGATGCTGGCTGCCGTTCCCGCCTTCCTGATGTTCATGGTGGTGCCCTTCGGCCGTCCCGTCCGGATCACCCTGGGCGGCGAGGAGCGGCTGATCCCCGTACAGGGCGCCGACCTCAACGTCGGCCTGCTCTACGTGCTGGCCATGTCGTCGGTGGCCGTCTACGCGGTGGTGCTGGCCGGCTGGTCCTCGGGTTCCAAGTACCCGTTGCTCGGCGGGGTGCGGGCCACCGCTCAGGCCATCTCCTACGAGGCCGCCATGGGCCTGTCGCTGGTGCCGGTGGTGCTCTTCACCGGATCTCTCAGCCTCTCCGAGATCGTGGCCGCCCAGGCGGGAAGCCTGACCTTCTTCGGCAGGGCGCTCAGCCTCCCGGCCTGGAACGTGATCGTTCTCGCCCCATCCTTCATCATCTTCTTCATCGCCGCGGTGGCCGAGACCAACCGGGCCCCCTTCGACCTGGTCGAGGCGGAGCAGGAGATCGTGGGCGGGTTCCACACGGAGTACTCCGGGTTGCGCTTCGCGCTGTTCTTCCTGGCCGAGTACATCAACATCTTCACCATGTCGGGCCTGGCCGTGACCCTGTTCCTGGGAGGCTGGGCCGGGCCCACCTGGGACGGCTCGGTGCCGCTGCTGGTGAGCGCCATCCTCCCGACCGTCTGGTTCTTCTTGAAGGTGGTGGTGTTCCTGTTCATTTTCGTATGGCTGCGGGCCACGCTCCCGCGCCTCCGTTACGACCAGCTGATGACCCTCGGCTGGAAACGGCTCATACCGGCCTCGCTGGTGTGGCTGTTCTTCATCGGGGGAGCGATGGCTGTCCGACAGTTCGGGCTTCCATGGGGGTGA
- a CDS encoding NADH-quinone oxidoreductase subunit M — protein sequence MTGFSALTALILVPVVGAVVVMLVPERRRELVRPLGVVLSMLPVPLAGGLFLAFERGEAGFQFVERAVWIERLGVGWHLGVDGISLLLVLLTTVLVPVALAASGGIDHRVRLFVAMNLLLEAGLIGVFLSLDLFLFFVFFEAILIPMAFIIGIWGSENRIYAAVKFFLYTALGSALMLAGIIALALIHREQVGEISFSYLGMLDLDLGLNTQRWLFGAFVVAFAIKVPVFPLHTWLPDAHVEAPTAGSVLLAGVLLKLGTYGILRFNLPLFPEATLDFVPLLATLAVVGVIYGAVVAIVQPDLKKLVAYSSVSHLGFIVLGTFALTSQSLEGSVVQMINHGLTTGALFLLVGILYERRHTKAIADFGGLASSMPVFAGLFLFIAFASIGLPGLNGFVGEFLILVGSYPTLPVYTVLAATGVILAAVYLLWAYERVFTGEITAPANRQVSDLSIGETLVFVPLVALIIVLGVYPKVALDVIGPSTDAVLERVEATTGYTAPEPGGDHVVASGSGE from the coding sequence ATGACCGGGTTCTCCGCCCTCACCGCCCTCATCCTGGTGCCGGTGGTCGGCGCCGTGGTCGTGATGCTGGTCCCGGAGCGCCGCCGGGAGCTGGTGCGGCCCCTGGGGGTGGTGCTCAGCATGTTGCCTGTCCCGCTCGCCGGCGGGCTGTTCCTGGCCTTCGAACGGGGCGAGGCGGGATTCCAGTTCGTCGAGCGGGCCGTATGGATCGAACGCCTCGGCGTCGGCTGGCACCTGGGGGTGGACGGCATCTCGCTACTGCTGGTCCTGCTGACCACGGTGCTGGTCCCGGTGGCCCTGGCCGCGTCCGGCGGGATAGATCACCGGGTCCGGCTGTTCGTCGCCATGAACCTGCTGCTGGAGGCCGGCCTCATCGGAGTGTTCCTGTCGCTCGACCTGTTCCTCTTCTTCGTGTTCTTCGAGGCGATCCTGATCCCGATGGCCTTCATCATCGGCATCTGGGGGAGCGAGAACCGCATCTACGCGGCGGTCAAGTTCTTCCTCTACACGGCGCTGGGCTCGGCCCTGATGCTGGCGGGCATAATCGCTCTGGCGCTCATCCACCGGGAGCAGGTGGGCGAGATCAGCTTCTCGTATCTCGGAATGCTGGACCTCGATCTCGGTCTCAATACCCAGCGGTGGTTGTTCGGGGCATTCGTGGTCGCCTTCGCCATCAAGGTCCCGGTGTTCCCGCTCCATACCTGGCTGCCCGATGCCCACGTGGAGGCGCCCACCGCCGGATCGGTGCTGCTGGCCGGAGTCCTGCTGAAGCTCGGCACCTACGGGATCCTCCGGTTCAACCTGCCGCTGTTCCCCGAAGCCACCCTCGACTTCGTGCCCCTCTTGGCCACCCTGGCGGTGGTGGGGGTGATCTACGGGGCTGTCGTGGCCATCGTCCAGCCCGATCTGAAGAAGCTGGTGGCCTACTCCTCGGTCAGCCACCTGGGCTTCATAGTCCTCGGGACCTTCGCCCTCACCTCCCAGAGCCTGGAGGGAAGCGTGGTCCAGATGATCAACCACGGTCTCACGACAGGCGCCCTGTTCCTCCTGGTCGGGATCCTCTACGAGCGTCGCCACACCAAGGCCATAGCCGACTTCGGGGGTCTGGCCTCGTCGATGCCCGTCTTCGCGGGCCTGTTCCTGTTCATCGCCTTCGCCTCGATCGGGCTGCCGGGTCTGAACGGCTTCGTGGGAGAGTTCCTGATTCTCGTCGGGAGCTACCCGACCCTGCCCGTGTACACGGTGCTGGCCGCCACCGGTGTCATCCTGGCGGCCGTCTACCTGCTGTGGGCGTACGAGCGGGTCTTCACCGGCGAGATCACCGCTCCGGCCAACCGCCAGGTCTCGGACCTGTCCATCGGGGAGACACTGGTCTTCGTACCGCTGGTGGCGCTCATCATCGTGCTGGGCGTCTACCCGAAGGTGGCGCTGGACGTGATCGGTCCGTCCACGGACGCCGTCCTGGAGCGGGTTGAGGCCACCACCGGGTACACGGCGCCCGAACCGGGCGGTGATCACGTCGTGGCGTCGGGGAGCGGCGAATGA
- the nuoK gene encoding NADH-quinone oxidoreductase subunit NuoK, which produces MIVTAGWYMTLAAVLFLIGAGGLLLRNNALVMFMSVELMLNAVNLTFVAAARAHGDIGGQMAVLFVLVVAAAEVAVGLAIIVSIFRSRRTASVDELSELSG; this is translated from the coding sequence ATGATCGTCACCGCCGGCTGGTATATGACGCTCGCCGCCGTCCTGTTCCTCATCGGGGCGGGCGGGCTGCTGCTCCGCAACAACGCCCTCGTCATGTTCATGTCCGTGGAGTTGATGCTCAACGCCGTCAACCTGACCTTCGTGGCGGCGGCCCGCGCCCACGGTGACATCGGGGGGCAGATGGCGGTGCTGTTCGTGCTGGTGGTGGCGGCGGCCGAGGTGGCGGTCGGCCTGGCCATCATCGTGTCGATCTTCCGATCCCGCCGGACCGCGTCGGTGGACGAGCTCTCGGAGCTCTCAGGATGA
- a CDS encoding NADH-quinone oxidoreductase subunit N, producing the protein MSGVSYLAIAPEIILTAGAVVVLMVDVFARPSARVHGWLVSATYALVAISIGFQWHRIGIDGAGVSFGGTLVLNYLAVTVRAILLVVAVLGTAAAWRMLVGLRRRAAEGIALVMVATVGFMLMGASADLVMTFVALEVGSIALYVLAGIVRSSPAGDEAAMKYFLLGAFASAIFIYGGALVYAATGSTNLREIAAFLSAVHLARPAVLLIGIGLMVVGLGFKVTAAPFHSWAPDVYQGAPAGVVGFMAAAAKVGGFAALINILTGGFERYSGAWGDGLALVAAVSVVLGTLLAIQQSDVRRMLAYSGVAHAGFILTGLAAGLVAGPGVLFYLATYSVMLVGAFAAVTAVSGQAATGSTFEEYRGLARRSPVVAAVLATLMIAMSGMPLTTGFIGKFQVFTSAWDGGYEWLVITGLLASVAAFFFYLRLVVVMYFRGDEGEGATLVVARSIRWVLVASAGVSVVLGVFPGPLLDVLNRVGA; encoded by the coding sequence ATGAGCGGCGTCTCCTACCTGGCGATAGCGCCGGAGATCATCCTCACCGCGGGGGCGGTGGTGGTGCTGATGGTGGACGTGTTCGCCCGACCCTCGGCCCGGGTGCACGGGTGGCTGGTCTCGGCGACCTACGCGCTGGTTGCGATTTCGATCGGGTTCCAGTGGCACCGCATCGGCATCGACGGGGCAGGCGTGTCCTTCGGGGGAACACTCGTTCTGAACTACTTGGCGGTGACGGTAAGGGCCATCCTGCTGGTGGTGGCGGTGCTGGGTACGGCCGCGGCCTGGCGGATGCTGGTCGGGCTCCGCCGCCGCGCCGCAGAGGGGATCGCCCTCGTCATGGTGGCGACCGTCGGATTCATGCTGATGGGCGCCTCGGCCGACCTGGTGATGACCTTCGTGGCGCTGGAGGTGGGTTCCATCGCCCTCTACGTGCTGGCCGGAATCGTCCGTAGCTCCCCGGCCGGGGACGAGGCGGCCATGAAGTACTTCCTGCTGGGTGCGTTCGCCTCCGCCATATTCATCTATGGCGGAGCACTGGTCTACGCGGCCACGGGCAGCACCAACCTCCGCGAGATAGCAGCCTTCCTGTCGGCGGTTCACCTGGCCCGTCCGGCGGTGCTCCTCATCGGGATCGGCCTCATGGTGGTCGGCCTGGGTTTCAAGGTCACTGCGGCGCCGTTCCATTCCTGGGCGCCGGATGTCTACCAGGGAGCTCCGGCGGGAGTGGTGGGGTTCATGGCGGCCGCGGCCAAGGTCGGAGGATTCGCCGCTCTGATCAACATCCTGACCGGGGGTTTCGAACGCTACTCGGGGGCATGGGGGGATGGCCTGGCGCTGGTGGCGGCGGTATCCGTGGTCCTGGGCACCCTGCTCGCCATCCAGCAGTCCGACGTGCGACGCATGCTGGCCTATTCCGGAGTGGCCCATGCTGGTTTCATCCTGACCGGGCTGGCGGCGGGACTGGTGGCCGGCCCCGGCGTCCTGTTCTACCTGGCTACCTACTCGGTGATGCTGGTGGGAGCGTTCGCGGCGGTTACGGCGGTCAGCGGCCAGGCCGCTACCGGCAGTACCTTCGAGGAGTACCGGGGTCTGGCCAGGCGGTCGCCGGTGGTTGCGGCGGTTCTGGCCACCCTGATGATCGCCATGTCCGGCATGCCCCTCACCACCGGGTTCATCGGCAAGTTCCAGGTGTTCACGTCCGCTTGGGACGGCGGGTACGAATGGCTGGTGATCACCGGCCTGCTGGCGTCGGTGGCGGCCTTCTTCTTCTACCTGCGGCTGGTGGTGGTGATGTACTTCCGTGGGGACGAGGGCGAGGGAGCGACTCTCGTCGTGGCCCGGAGCATCCGGTGGGTGCTGGTCGCATCGGCGGGCGTATCAGTAGTGCTAGGGGTCTTCCCCGGCCCCCTGCTTGACGTCTTGAACCGGGTCGGTGCCTAG
- the nuoG gene encoding NADH-quinone oxidoreductase subunit NuoG, whose product MSGDDRAMVGLTIDGMEVEAPAGELLIKAAEDNGVYIPRFCWHPRMNPVGMCRMCLVEIETPRGRILVPSCVQPVNDGMVAHTESAPAKKAQEGVLEFLLANHPLDCPVCDKGGECPLQDQTMSYGPGESRFVEEKRHFAKPVPISDLVLLDRERCILCARCTRFSDEISGDPLIEFQGRSGHTQVLTFPDEPFNSYFSGNTVQICPVGALTAVPYRFRARPWDLDIGESTGTMHTEGAGISVHVSQNRVLRFLGLDIGATNQGWLSDKERFGFEFIASPERLRTPLIKDGDGFREAGWGEALDLVAERLLAALTTGGGASVAALGGARGTNEDAYALSKFMRVAVGSNHLDAGLGDGLPARFLTGLAGRGRIDDLETARTILLWGPDLKETHPILYLRVRRAAQELGATLIVVHPRRTGLDDRADHKLTYRPGEGAQILERLKAGAGELQAVRDALGRGPLVALVGRPGLAEDPRLAESVAAFARSLGASLLPLVHRGNTFGAFDMGVAPDLLPGRLPIEGAAGRLVDAWGAIPAGPGLDAVGIAAACSAGEIEVLLLYGADPVRDLVGFDGSAALSGAGFVVAMDLFLTDSSRRADVVFPALGFGEKKGAVTNLEGRVQIVNRLVPGPGQARADWSVLDDLADRLGRPLNLGSERDIADEISRLAPAYAGITWDHLEWDAREGEVAPIDPADQPFVHEPRHQDLNGRVEGHTLHLARTLYDDGVLLRHCPSLAPLAPGAGAYITPAHAASLAVAEGDEVVVRVGRRTVRLPARIDQSLAEGSVYIPFNQPGTGVVDNSLDVSVSVGEPS is encoded by the coding sequence ATGAGCGGGGACGACCGGGCGATGGTCGGCCTGACGATCGACGGTATGGAGGTGGAGGCGCCCGCCGGAGAGTTGCTGATCAAGGCGGCCGAGGACAACGGCGTCTACATCCCGCGCTTCTGCTGGCACCCGCGGATGAACCCGGTGGGAATGTGCCGGATGTGCCTGGTCGAGATCGAGACCCCGCGCGGCAGGATCCTCGTCCCCTCCTGCGTGCAGCCGGTCAACGACGGGATGGTGGCGCACACCGAGTCGGCCCCCGCCAAGAAGGCGCAGGAAGGCGTGCTCGAGTTCCTCCTGGCCAACCATCCTCTGGACTGCCCGGTGTGCGACAAGGGCGGTGAGTGCCCGCTCCAGGACCAGACCATGTCCTACGGCCCCGGAGAGAGCCGCTTCGTGGAGGAGAAGCGCCACTTCGCCAAGCCGGTGCCGATCAGCGACCTGGTCCTGCTCGACCGGGAGCGCTGCATCCTGTGCGCCCGCTGCACCAGGTTCTCGGACGAGATCTCGGGGGATCCGCTGATCGAGTTCCAGGGCCGGAGCGGCCACACCCAGGTGCTGACCTTCCCGGACGAGCCGTTCAATTCCTATTTCTCGGGCAACACCGTGCAGATCTGCCCGGTAGGCGCGCTGACGGCCGTTCCCTACCGCTTCCGGGCTCGACCCTGGGATCTCGACATCGGCGAGAGCACCGGGACCATGCACACCGAGGGCGCCGGCATCTCGGTGCACGTTTCCCAGAACCGCGTGCTCCGCTTCCTGGGTCTCGACATCGGCGCCACCAACCAGGGATGGTTGTCCGACAAGGAACGGTTCGGATTCGAGTTCATCGCTTCTCCCGAGCGGCTCCGCACCCCGCTCATCAAGGATGGGGACGGATTCAGGGAGGCAGGGTGGGGTGAAGCCCTGGACCTGGTGGCGGAGCGGCTCCTGGCGGCGCTCACGACCGGTGGCGGGGCATCGGTGGCGGCCCTGGGAGGGGCTCGGGGCACCAACGAGGACGCCTACGCGCTGTCCAAGTTCATGCGGGTGGCGGTGGGATCCAACCACCTCGACGCCGGGCTCGGCGACGGTCTCCCCGCCCGGTTCCTCACCGGATTGGCGGGTCGCGGACGGATCGACGACCTCGAGACCGCTCGCACCATCCTTCTGTGGGGTCCAGACCTCAAGGAGACCCACCCCATCCTCTACCTGCGGGTCAGGCGAGCCGCCCAGGAGTTGGGAGCCACGCTGATCGTGGTCCATCCCCGCCGGACCGGGCTTGACGACCGGGCCGACCACAAGTTGACCTACCGGCCGGGGGAGGGTGCGCAGATCCTGGAGCGGCTGAAGGCCGGGGCCGGGGAGCTCCAGGCCGTGCGGGATGCGCTGGGCCGGGGTCCCCTGGTAGCGCTGGTGGGACGTCCCGGACTGGCCGAGGATCCCCGCCTGGCCGAGTCGGTCGCGGCCTTCGCCCGGTCCCTCGGCGCGTCCCTGCTCCCGCTCGTCCACCGGGGCAACACATTCGGAGCGTTCGACATGGGCGTGGCGCCCGACCTGCTCCCGGGCCGCCTGCCGATCGAGGGCGCGGCGGGGCGCTTGGTTGACGCCTGGGGAGCGATTCCTGCGGGCCCCGGCCTCGACGCCGTCGGGATCGCCGCCGCCTGCAGCGCGGGCGAGATCGAGGTGCTCCTCCTGTACGGCGCCGATCCGGTCCGCGACCTGGTGGGCTTCGACGGATCCGCCGCCCTGTCGGGAGCGGGCTTCGTGGTGGCGATGGACCTCTTCCTCACCGATTCATCCCGCCGGGCCGATGTGGTGTTCCCCGCTCTGGGATTCGGGGAGAAGAAGGGCGCGGTGACCAACCTGGAGGGCCGCGTCCAGATTGTGAACCGGCTGGTGCCGGGTCCCGGGCAGGCCCGGGCCGACTGGTCGGTCCTGGACGATCTGGCAGATCGCCTGGGCCGCCCGCTCAACCTGGGATCGGAGCGGGATATCGCCGACGAGATCTCCCGGCTGGCGCCTGCCTACGCCGGCATTACCTGGGACCACCTCGAATGGGATGCCCGGGAGGGCGAGGTTGCCCCGATCGACCCCGCTGACCAGCCCTTCGTCCACGAGCCGCGCCACCAGGATCTCAACGGCAGGGTCGAAGGCCACACCCTCCACCTGGCCCGTACCCTCTATGACGACGGCGTGCTGCTCCGGCACTGCCCCTCCCTGGCGCCGCTGGCGCCGGGTGCGGGCGCCTACATAACCCCGGCCCATGCCGCCTCGCTGGCTGTGGCGGAGGGCGATGAGGTGGTGGTCCGGGTGGGGCGCCGGACGGTGCGGTTGCCGGCGCGGATCGATCAGAGCCTGGCGGAGGGCTCGGTCTACATTCCGTTCAACCAGCCCGGTACGGGAGTCGTGGACAACTCGCTCGACGTCAGCGTCTCCGTAGGGGAGCCGTCCTGA
- a CDS encoding NADH-quinone oxidoreductase subunit J produces MVELVIFALMGVVALAGAIGVVRARNPVYGAMGLMATLFTLAVFYVVHLAHFVAVVQVIVYAGAVITLFLFVIMFVGVDRAEDLTEKLAVQRPVALIVLVGVVVAAGALVVTGRFDWVVTSGEPQLVRGTIEEIGENLISVGPPSGREASRWLLPFEATSLLLIVAAVGAIALAFYRPRRKDEASGSRDAGPGSGSGP; encoded by the coding sequence ATGGTGGAGCTGGTCATCTTCGCGCTCATGGGGGTAGTGGCCCTGGCAGGCGCCATCGGTGTGGTCCGGGCTCGCAACCCCGTTTACGGGGCGATGGGCCTCATGGCCACCCTCTTCACCCTGGCGGTCTTCTACGTGGTCCACCTGGCGCACTTCGTGGCGGTGGTGCAGGTGATCGTGTACGCCGGAGCGGTCATCACCCTGTTCCTCTTCGTGATCATGTTCGTGGGCGTGGACCGGGCCGAGGATCTCACCGAGAAGCTGGCGGTGCAACGACCGGTGGCGCTGATCGTCCTGGTGGGGGTGGTGGTGGCGGCCGGCGCGCTGGTGGTCACCGGCCGCTTCGACTGGGTCGTCACCTCCGGCGAGCCCCAGCTGGTGCGGGGGACCATCGAGGAGATCGGCGAGAACCTCATCTCGGTCGGTCCGCCGTCCGGTCGCGAAGCTTCGAGGTGGCTGCTGCCGTTCGAGGCCACGTCGCTGTTGCTTATCGTCGCGGCCGTGGGGGCGATCGCGCTGGCCTTCTACCGCCCGCGACGCAAGGACGAGGCATCCGGCAGCCGGGACGCCGGCCCCGGGTCAGGATCGGGTCCATGA